A genomic stretch from Schistosoma haematobium chromosome 4, whole genome shotgun sequence includes:
- the IPO9 gene encoding Importin 9 has product MKFKLGQQTKILIDVPIIVSMYKLLLNELDKKLEEEAECDDEGNDSEFDDNDDNSDDDNEEVQAEGFEQQEELCVEDEIKSDDKNDQDIISQKKRKGKAKDNSNSDDMLQDDDDADII; this is encoded by the exons ATGAAATTCAAGTTAG GTCAACAGACTAAAATACTAATTGATGTACCAATTATTGTTAGTATGTACAAATTGTTATTAAACGAATTAGACAAGAAACTAGAAGAGGAGGCTGAATGTGATGATGAAGGCAACGACAGTGAATTCGACGACAATGATGACAATAGTGACGATGATAATGAAGAAGTACAAGCAGAAGGTTTTGAACAACAAGAAGAACTATGTGTGGAAGATGAAATTAAAAGCGACGACAAAAATGATCAA GATATCATCAGTCAGAAAAAGAGGAAAGGGAAAGCAAAGGATAATAGCAATAGTGATGATATGTTacaagatgatgatgatgctgataTAA TTTGA
- the IPO9 gene encoding Importin 9, variant 3 (EggNog:ENOG410V7PT~COG:U) translates to MIIMNLFKPDRNLVSVQLFFYIIGQQTKILIDVPIIVSMYKLLLNELDKKLEEEAECDDEGNDSEFDDNDDNSDDDNEEVQAEGFEQQEELCVEDEIKSDDKNDQDIISQKKRKGKAKDNSNSDDMLQDDDDADISMLFLTLLSYSSLKY, encoded by the exons atgataataatgaatctATTCAAACCAGATCGAAATCTAGTTAGTGTCCAGCTTTTTTTTTACATAATCG GTCAACAGACTAAAATACTAATTGATGTACCAATTATTGTTAGTATGTACAAATTGTTATTAAACGAATTAGACAAGAAACTAGAAGAGGAGGCTGAATGTGATGATGAAGGCAACGACAGTGAATTCGACGACAATGATGACAATAGTGACGATGATAATGAAGAAGTACAAGCAGAAGGTTTTGAACAACAAGAAGAACTATGTGTGGAAGATGAAATTAAAAGCGACGACAAAAATGATCAA GATATCATCAGTCAGAAAAAGAGGAAAGGGAAAGCAAAGGATAATAGCAATAGTGATGATATGTTacaagatgatgatgatgctgataTAAGTATGCTTTTTTTAACATTATTGTCATATTCATCTTTGAAATATTAA